In Plasmodium malariae genome assembly, chromosome: 11, the following proteins share a genomic window:
- the PmUG01_11040900 gene encoding conserved Plasmodium protein, unknown function: HYNVYRKKNKRSLKVYLYPRFLKNILAPLENAQFKNYFFYRSLSRICVSLSSAFSLSARIHLYRKNINNILLTQLLLNNEILIKILRICWLYKLSHLIDKNIKSCRYLSTMFYIISIYIDILFTYDFSNNPYFYCMLYSASSILKSLSMLTYTSIRPITNVHLWQILSSCSDRNYQQKTFGLITDGANENGQDVHLSDNKHRDEKKLKDHTNAINNVCDAFTNNISSGKEDVYNDEIEVGNNNSVNLRGDPTDSHDDCHADNHRIPENHANYMPRKTFFIGEVSVIVDLLSSLVDLLTALLFSRAMKYIKQKFYFYILLSSVHLFFSYKELQHLLMYESKI, translated from the coding sequence CATTATAACGtgtacagaaaaaaaaataaaagatctTTAAAGGTTTACTTGTATCCTcgctttttaaaaaatatattagcaCCATTAGAAAATGcgcaatttaaaaattattttttttatcgatCGTTATCACGTATATGTGTTTCGTTAAGTAGTGCCTTTTCGTTAAGCGCAAGAATTCATTTGTATagaaagaatataaataatatattattaacacaGCTATTATtgaataatgaaattttaataaaaatattaagaatatgTTGGTTATATAAGTTAAGTCATCTCATTgacaaaaacataaaatcATGTCGCTATTTATCAAccatgttttatattattagtatatatatagatatattatttacctatgatttttcaaataatccTTATTTTTACTGCATGCTTTATTCTGCTTCCTCCATTTTAAAAAGCTTGAGTATGCTTACATACACGTCCATCAGACCAATTACAAACGTTCATCTATGGCAAATTCTGTCTAGTTGTTCAGATAGAAATTATCAACAAAAAACCTTTGGATTAATAACAGACGGTGCAAATGAGAATGGTCAGGATGTGCATTTAAGTGATAATAAACACAGAGATGAAAAAAAGTTGAAGGATCATACGAATGCTATTAATAACGTATGCGATGCGTTTAcgaataatatttcttcagGAAAGGAGGATGTATATAATGATGAGATAGAAGTGGGCAACAACAACAGTGTAAACCTTCGAGGTGATCCTACTGATAGTCATGATGATTGTCATGCTGATAACCATCGTATACCAGAAAATCATGCAAATTATATGCCAAGGAAAACATTCTTCATAGGAGAAGTTAGTGTAATAGTTGACTTACTCTCGTCCCTCGTGGACTTACTAACAgctcttcttttttcacgTGCAATGAAATACATAAAGcaaaagttttatttttatattttgttatccTCTGTACATTTGTTTTTCTCATACAAGGAATTACAGCATTTACTAATGTACGAAAGCAAGatttaa
- the PmUG01_11041200 gene encoding conserved Plasmodium protein, unknown function, with protein sequence MIKLLYRKSNGIRKNKLSFRKFFTTEKSQNCEIENFLNDLKTDEGKSWEYYIKGINPDYEPRKDMYNFLISKKINVHRMTVYEVECFTKWLLMRKIYGNKFPRFPYEITFEDKIEELKEKYPLQ encoded by the coding sequence atgataaaactACTTTACAGGAAATCAAATggaataaggaaaaataaattgtcaTTTCGTAAGTTCTTTACAACAGAAAAAAGCCAAAATTGtgaaattgaaaattttcttaacGATTTAAAAACAGATGAAGGAAAAAGCTGGGAATATTATATCAAAGGAATAAACCCAGATTATGAACCTAGAAAGGAtatgtacaattttttaataagcaAAAAGATAAACGTTCATAGAATGACTGTATACGAAGTTGAATGTTTTACCAAATGGTTACTCATGAGgaaaatatatggaaataaaTTCCCAAGGTTTCCTTACGAAATAACTTTTGAGGATAAAATtgaagaattaaaagaaaagtatCCTTTACAATAA
- the PmUG01_11041300 gene encoding vacuolar transporter chaperone, putative: MEDIPNHYRKYYVSYKKIRRKILKMGKKYKKKLEKGLLQNAAKKVDKQGIKMLPPFLYNDIISQEIKKINTFAENKYRDILDKLISMYNKIKSIEGSINNVENGEIEKELDLIGCEIIHLDFYVHKNSKIVMKLGFFFDKIMNISINQWLLLSLIKEKFCNINIDNLIVYLSYLYTLLRSLNEHSIKEINNTTWKPPDTFERISTKFLIKYDNIVYTKVKIVKHLPYLIFGLSNEDLDAHFRCLMKSQKYESCEVGSSREASNVAASVAASVAANVAANVASNVASNVASNVAANVAANVASNVASNVAANVAANVASNVASNVASNVASNVAANVAANVASNVAANVAANVAANVTPNITSNITANGTPRGETDGEEENIKLLNESQQITSVYFDNKEATCYSKRILRYENAQLIRFRWYNDNEEDPDKVIFIERKTHHEEWTGEASTKERFELEQKYVLKFMTGKLNVKDFFLNRLSKRKRQLLGRSTNGGDEIKDGGGTNDAEAVVALEKKIKKNIKLGKEIQKMIIQYELEPVIRTSYLRSAFQLSNDNSVRISIDTNVSMLNEYVERREHWCRLAEEALGKNEIIRLNYGIIEVKLKAEKMPEWINNILNSNESINAYKYSKYQTAMALLHSEKIKYIPIWIHRNIHEKFNSTNNSSEFTLKRSSGYNMQNTHLDSVYTKEINKNRYYKKNFVSNEYNSIFDYSSYNSLHKGDLREKTFSWINQKYNKNFKTFEKINLLKIDPKINFAAERTFLHYTLVSVYITLLALFLEKYKNENKNLDIVIILLLATSLTSLLSSYFFFLKRIEIIQKRKTREPLLARLRFDSFYSPLIFLLLLFFSIILSIYFNFNIK; the protein is encoded by the exons ATGGAGGACATACCAAATCACTACAGGAAGTATTACGTGtcgtacaaaaaaataaggagaaaaatattgaagatgggaaaaaagtacaaaaaGAAG CTAGAAAAAGGCCTATTACAGAATGCCGCTAAAAAGGTGGATAAGCAAg GTATAAAAATGCTGCCACCATTTTTGTACAATGATATCATTAGTcaagaaataaagaagataAACACATTTgcagaaaataaatatagagaTATACTTGACAAGTTAATtagtatgtataataaaataaaatccaTAGAGGGTAGCATAAATAATGTGGAAAATGgtgaaatagaaaaagaacTCGATTTAATAGGATGTGAAATAATACATTTGGATTtttatgttcataaaaatagtaaaattgtAATGAAGTTAGGTTTTTTCtttgataaaataatgaatatatcaATAAACCAATGGCTCTTACTAAGTTTGATTAAAGAGAAATTCTGTAACATAAACATTGATAACTTAATAGTATATTTgtcttatttatataccttACTTCGTTCATTAAATGAACATagtataaaagaaataaataatactacaTGGAAACCGCCAGATACGTTTGAACGTATTTccacaaaatttttaataaaatatgataacaTCGTTTatacaaaagtaaaaattgtGAAGCATCTACCTTACCTAATATTTGGCCTCAGTAACGAGGATCTCGATGCCCATTTTAGGTGTTTAATGAAAAGTCAAAAATATGAGTCATGTGAAGTGGGTAGTTCAAGGGAAGCATCTAACGTGGCTGCTAGTGTAGCTGCTAGTGTAGCTGCTAATGTAGCTGCTAATGTAGCTTCTAATGTAGCTTCTAATGTAGCTTCTAATGTAGCTGCTAATGTAGCTGCTAATGTAGCTTCTAATGTAGCTTCTAATGTAGCTGCTAATGTAGCTGCTAATGTAGCTTCTAATGTAGCTTCTAATGTAGCTTCTAATGTAGCTTCTAATGTAGCTGCTAATGTAGCGGCTAATGTAGCTTCTAATGTAGCTGCTAATGTAGCGGCTAATGTAGCTGCAAATGTAACTCCGAACATAACTTCTAACATAACTGCTAACGGCACCCCGAGAGGAGAGACGGATGGGGAGGAAGAGAATATTAAATTGCTGAACGAGTCACAGCAAATAACTTCTGTCTATTTTGACAACAAAGAGGCCACATGCTATTCTAAAAGAATTCTTAGGTATGAGAACGCTCAGCTTATTCGATTCCGATGGTATAACGATAATGAGGAAGACCCTGACAAAGTGATATTCATTGAAAGAAAAACGCACCACGAGGAATGGACTGGTGAGGCCTCGACAAAGGAAAGGTTTGAGCTTGAACAGAAATATGTGTTAAAGTTTATGACGGGTAAGTTAAATGTTAAAGATTTTTTCCTGAACAGGTTGAGCAAAAGGAAGCGGCAGTTACTGGGTAGAAGCACGAATGGGGGTGACGAGATAAAGGATGGTGGAGGTACAAACGACGCAGAAGCAGTTGTAGcattagagaaaaaaataaagaaaaacataaaactGGGAAAGGAAATACAGAAAATGATAATACAATACGAACTGGAACCAGTAATAAGGACGTCTTATTTGAGATCTGCTTTTCAGCTGAGCAATGATAATTCTGTTCGAATATCCATAGACACTAATGTGTCTATGTTAAATGAGTACGTTGAAAGAAGAGAGCATTGGTGTAGATTAGCTGAAGAGGCCttaggaaaaaatgaaataattagaCTAAACTATGGTATTATAGAAGTGAAATTAAAAGCAGAAAAGATGCCTGAATggattaataatatattaaatagtaATGAATCTATTAATGCATATAAGTATTCGAAATATCAAACAGCTATGGCTCTATTACACtcagaaaaaattaagtatatacCTATATGGATACACAGAAATATACATGAAAAATTTAACTCAACAAATAACTCATCAGAATTTACGTTAAAACGTTCAAGTGGTTATAATATGCAAAACACACATCTAGATTCTGTATatacaaaagaaataaataaaaatcgatattataaaaaaaattttgtatcaAATGAGTATAACAGTATTTTTGATTATTCAAGTTATAACTCTTTACACAAGGGGGATTTAAGAgaaaaaacattttcatGGATAAAtcagaaatataataaaaattttaaaacatttgaaaaaattaatttactcAAAATTGAtccaaaaattaattttgctGCTGAAAGGACATTCTTACATTATACTCTTGTGTCTGTTTATATTACCCTGTTGGCACTATTTTTAGAGAagtacaaaaatgaaaataaaaaccttgacattgttattattttgctACTAGCCACTTCGCTCACATCCCTACTGTCTTCctacttcttctttttaaagCGAATAGAGATCATTCAAAA gcGAAAAACGAGGGAACCCCTTCTGGCACGTCTACGATTTGACAGTTTTTATAGCcccttaatttttttgttacttctctttttttcaattatattgtcaatatattttaattttaacattaaaTAG
- the PmUG01_11041100 gene encoding RNA methyltransferase, putative: MNLILISIKSIYKHKDDFFFKTDNRQTNHLKNILKVKVNQTVKVGVINKGKGEGVIIEENKNFYVIKLLTPIHLEKSEDKFIPVDIAICIPRPKVLSKSLQQLSSVGVKRIIIVFSEYSNKSYESSKILKNEEIKYALQLGLEQAMCTQFPEIYIHYSFSSFFMNIQKYSDENTIKLCAHTDIKIKDTNLVEYCILNKERGKILLMLGCERGFSELEIYLINKLQFHFLNITERILKCETALLIIIGQLLLLTENISIRPSGKKMRRSSRNIRDVRKDNSIILDKNKKGNTHNVHNIHNTSNTHNTRNTYNIQTNGTFQNKTEMINEIKSILKKETFLPEQLINSINNFIHDQENTEMMEDISNNYEKDYMVKENTNIIDSLLKIIHSFNTDEKNKFQNIYLTLLLKKIKYKSKYYMSYNDTRNIIDEDGVFIYRTQRYVSKKKNSLNDMQPL; the protein is encoded by the coding sequence atgaatttaatattaatcaGTATAAAGAGTATTTATAAGCATAAGGacgatttttttttcaaaacagACAATAGACAAACGaaccatttaaaaaatattttaaaggtAAAGGTAAATCAGACGGTAAAAGTCGGGGTGATTAATAAAGGCAAGGGGGAAGGAGTTATcatagaagaaaataaaaatttttatgttataaaattgttaacACCTATACATTTGGAAAAATCGGAAGATAAATTTATTCCTGTTGATATAGCTATATGTATACCTAGACCAAAAGTTTTAAGCAAATCGTTACAACAATTATCGTCAGTTGGTGTTAAAAGGATCATTATTGTATTTTCCGAGTATTCAAATAAGTCTTATGAATcaagtaaaattttaaaaaatgaagaaataaaatatgcacTTCAGTTAGGACTGGAACAAGCCATGTGTACACAATTTCCtgaaatttatatacattactCGTTCAGCtccttttttatgaacattcAGAAATATAGCGATGAAAATACTATAAAACTGTGTGCACACacagatataaaaataaaagataccAACTTAGTTGAGTattgtatattaaataaagaaagagggaaaattcttttaatgcTCGGATGTGAAAGAGGTTTTTCCGAGCTTGAAATTTATTTGATAAATAAATTGCAAtttcattttcttaatataactgaaagaattttaaaatgtgaaACAGCTTTGTTAATTATTATCGGTCAGTTACTTTTATTAACAGAAAATATATCCATTCGACCGAGTgggaaaaaaatgagaagaTCTTCTAGAAATATTCGCGATGTAAGGAAAGATAATTCGATCATATTGGACAAGAACAAAAAGGGAAATACACATAACGTgcataatatacataatacgaGTAATACACATAATACACGCAATACGTATAATATACAAACTAACGGcacttttcaaaataaaacagaaatGATCAACgaaattaaaagtatattaaaaaaggaaacatTTTTACCTGAACAGTTAATAAATTCCATAAACAATTTTATACATGATCAGGAAAATACTGAAATGATGGAAGATATTTcgaataattatgaaaaggaTTATATGGTGAaggaaaatacaaatattattgaTTCCCTTTTAAAAATCATACATTCTTTTAACacagatgaaaaaaataagtttcaaaatatttatctaaCTTTACTacttaagaaaataaaatataaaagtaaatattatatgtcaTATAATGATACAAGAAATATCATTGATGAGGACggtgtgtttatatataggACACAGAGATACGTgtcaaaaaagaaaaattcttTAAATGATATGCAGCCCTTGTAG
- the QCR9 gene encoding cytochrome b-c1 complex subunit 9, putative, giving the protein MVFGSPFSDTYPSFIWKSLGKSRKGKDIFNPFFVALNKTKIYDHILKHNSRYWLFVVTGGCVTSYFWGIWFNNIWKKINKGKLYIDCPYTYPEED; this is encoded by the exons A TGGTTTTTGGAAGTCCATTCAGTGACACTTACCCCTCTTTTATATGGAAATCACTTGGGAAGAGTAGAAAAGGAAAGGATATTTTCAATCCCTTTTTCGTTGCATTGAATAAAACGAA AATTTATGATCACATATTGAAGCATAACAGTCGCTACTGGCTTTTTGTTGTAACGGGGGGATGTGTTACATCCTATTTTTGGGGAATCTggtttaataatatatggaagaaaataaataaaggg AAACTGTACATCGACTGTCCTTACACGTACCCGGAGGAGGACTAa
- the PmUG01_11040800 gene encoding leucine--tRNA ligase, putative — protein sequence MARRTNLLNIEKNIQNLWKEHNICEREFVDKNESRFTGNFPYPYMNGLLHIGHAFTLSKLEFLVRYKNMICDNVLLPFSFHCTGTPIVVCADKLKNELKNKTLKNKLEGKYEHQVANNALENREDEGIVNGEQEVEKGTAMTNTKHTTTNNTKDNTTNSTKDNTTNSTKDNTTNSTKDNTTNSTKDNTMNGSKNIDATIFRSNKSKAQSKGSKQNTQYEIMKQMNIGDDEIHLFQNPEYWCYYFSSKAKEHLNSFGLYCDWRRSFITTNMNQYYDKFVNWQFNTLYKKNLIYYGSRITIFSRVNNQACADHERSEGEGVKCQEYTLIKIYVHDYKEFYTIFTNTCRTASSSTTTATAASTATMKGVSFSPSEEDRHLKNEIFNEDFFKKKKIILLGSTLKPETAYGQNYTFVNPNDYYYVTLGFDKQVLHYGDKNYVNNILTKEDILEKCENIYICSENSLYNMAYQGIIPLLMRMDKSNWGGSADGKTATSSDCSSVGVNSSGASANNKLDNINDLRDVLVLCKIKGESLIGLRTYTNLSKIKNLYILPMTTIKMNVSTAIVPCVSSDSTDDYACLEEIRKKKNFYCEKYNLKEEYLNNESHSCIELPEIGTNSGKYYYDNEKIVSSKDAKLQKIKEVLYKKQYFEGTMTVEPYVGMKTFNCRKLAKQYIIKNNEGFLYNEPEVLVIDRNNVKCIAALCNQWYINYGNLEFKKDVLIQLKKTNFQTYNDVLYKQLQHVIFWLDDWSCSRAYGLGTYMPDFNSLACKGGEGGNPVEEKNISSSSTDDKYMQSKEVAQEGQKEQIEEKEMQIRTEKELIESLSDSTIYMAYYTISHFLQGSVDGKDRGLLNIEVNDLNDEFFDYVFDISDDTSKISKNITTDKLKKIRREFQYWYPFDVRISGKDLIFNHLTMALFNHVAIWGKKIYKKNKECHMEEKSILDKQNEILNEIDQLDLNNYETIKYFPKSFFCNGHVLVNKEKMSKSKGNFITIEESIGLYTSDGTRIALADAGDSIEDANFNTDTANSAIMKLYNLINFCIETKNNVYIFRCGEKTFNDRIFENEINYLTNKCKESYEKLLFRDVLKYGFYDMLLKRDTYRIMCDKIHMHKDTVNFFIERICIIINPIIPHITEHIWTYILKKEKFLINQKWPPTEHTNFSIVMHKQYNNLLNVVEIFRKSYDKVINKNNKQKTKSDTSEVNQGKKSTMSVSKSSVPNNSMIKSNETNEVNNHKQQPEGQCKEMINKNGIQKGGVDHVNNVNVNPCVSGNTNVSNNDICKNYEEENYKDDEEEGMKFKAIVYVAREYNDTQKKIIDILNSIINNSEDKKLPSNYINLLVQNPYVNNLPKNEKKEILSFATFLVKDNVTLNNNQYELTLPYDEIQLIKNNVDFMKRSLNLGDIQVLENTKKCEIDNTDIYKLSNPGNPSIFMYNVES from the coding sequence ATGGCTCGTCGTACAAACCTGTTAAATATTGAAAagaatattcaaaatttatgGAAGGAACATAACATATGTGAAAGAGAATTTGTTGATAAGAATGAATCAAGATTTACAGGTAATTTCCCATATCCATATATGAATGGATTATTACATATTGGCCATGCATTTACATTAAGTAAATTAGAATTTTTGGttagatataaaaatatgatatgtGATAATGTGTTGTTACCTTTCTCTTTTCATTGTACCGGTACACCAATTGTTGTATGTGCGGACAAATTGAAAAATGAGTTAAAGAACAAaacgttaaaaaataaactcgaaggaaaatatgaacatCAAGTAGCAAATAATGCATTGGAAAATAGGGAAGATGAAGGGATAGTAAATGGAGAACAGGAGGTAGAAAAAGGTACTGCTATGACGAACACTAAGCATACCACTACGAATAATACCAAGGATAACACGACGAATAGTACTAAGGATAACACGACGAATAGTACTAAGGATAACACGACGAATAGTACTAAGGATAACACGACGAATAGTACTAAGGATAACACTATGAACGGTAGTAAAAACATCGATGCAACTATCTTTAGGTCTAATAAGAGCAAAGCACAGTCGAAAGGATCCAAACAAAATACACAGTATGAGATTATGAAACAAATGAATATAGGAGATGACgaaattcatttatttcaaaatCCAGAATATTGGTGTTATTATTTCTCATCTAAAGCAAAGGAGCATTTAAATTCATTTGGTTTATATTGTGATTGGAGGAGGTCTTTTATTACTACTAATATGAATCAGTATTATGATAAATTTGTAAACTGGCAgtttaatacattatataagaaaaatttaatatattatggaaGCAGAATTACAATCTTTAGTAGAGTCAATAATCAAGCATGTGCAGATCATGAGAGATCAGAAGGAGAAGGGGTCAAATGTCAAGAGTATACactcataaaaatatatgtacatgatTATAAAGAgttttatactatttttactaataCTTGTAGGACCGCATCCAGTTCAACAACAACTGCTACTGCGGCTTCCACGGCTACTATGAAGGGAGTGAGTTTCTCTCCATCGGAGGAGGACCGGcatttgaaaaatgaaatatttaatgaagatttttttaaaaaaaaaaaaatcattttgtTAGGAAGCACGTTAAAACCAGAAACAGCCTATGGTCAGAATTATACTTTTGTAAATCCTAACGATTATTACTATGTTACCTTAGGATTTGACAAGCAAGTATTGCATTATGGAGATAAAAACTATGTTAATAACATTTTGACAAAGGAAGATATTTTGGAAAAGTgcgaaaatatatacatttgttcGGAAAATAGTTTGTACAATATGGCATATCAGGGCATAATTCCTCTTCTCATGCGGATGGACAAATCTAATTGGGGGGGAAGTGCAGACGGGAAAACGGCTACTAGCAGTGATTGCAGCAGTGTTGGAGTGAATAGTAGTGGAGCAAGTGCGAACAATAAACTGGACAACATCAACGACCTGAGGGATGTTTTAGTTTTGTGTAAGATAAAGGGAGAATCTCTGATTGGGTTGAGGACATACACAAATTTGTcgaagataaaaaatttatatattttaccaaTGACTACTATTAAAATGAATGTTTCTACAGCGATAGTTCCTTGTGTGTCAAGTGACAGTACAGATGACTATGCATGTTTAGAAgagataagaaaaaaaaaaaatttttattgtgAGAAATACAATTTAAAGGAAGAGTATTTGAACAATGAAAGTCATTCGTGTATTGAATTGCCAGAAATTGGGACCAATAGTGGTaagtattattatgataatgaaaaaattgtatcAAGTAAAGATgcaaaattacaaaaaattaaagaagttttatataaaaaacagtATTTTGAAGGCACGATGACTGTAGAGCCATATGTAGGTATGAAAACATTTAATTGTAGAAAATTAgcaaaacaatatattattaaaaataatgaaggaTTTTTATATAACGAACCAGAAGTGCTTGTTATAGATAGGAATAATGTCAAGTGCATTGCAGCTTTGTGTAATCAATGGTATATTAATTATGGGAATTTAGAATTCAAAAAGGATGTTTTAATACAGTTAAAGAAGACAAATTTTCAAACATACAATGATGTTTTGTATAAACAATTACAGCATGTAATCTTTTGGCTCGATGATTGGTCATGTAGTAGGGCATACGGGTTAGGAACATACATGCCGGATTTCAACTCGTTGGCGTGTAAAGGAGGGGAGGGAGGAAATCCCGTGGAAGAGAAAAACATTTCGAGTAGTAGTACAgatgataaatatatgcaaagTAAGGAAGTGGCACAAGAGGGACAAAAGGAACAAATTGAGGAGAAGGAGATGCAGATTCGAACAGAGAAGGAACTAATTGAAAGCCTGTCCGATTCCACCATATACATGGCTTACTATACGATCAGTCATTTTCTTCAGGGTAGTGTAGATGGAAAGGATCGTGGACTTCTAAACATCGAGGTGAATGATTTAAACGACGAATTCTTTGATTACGTATTTGATATAAGTGATGATACAAGTAagataagtaaaaatattacaactgataaattgaaaaagatAAGAAGAGAGTTTCAATATTGGTATCCATTTGATGTGAGAATATCAGGGAaagatttaatttttaatcatTTAACTATGGCCTTATTTAACCATGTAGCTATATGgggtaaaaaaatatataaaaaaaataaagaatgtCATATGGAGGAAAAGAGTATACTAGATAAAcagaatgaaatattaaatgagATAGATCAATtagatttaaataattatgaaacaataaaatattttccaaaatcttttttttgtaatggACATGTATTagtaaataaagaaaaaatgtctAAGAGTAAAGgaaattttattactatagAAGAGAGTATAGGTTTGTATACAAGTGATGGTACAAGAATTGCTTTAGCAGATGCAGGGGATTCTATAGAAGATGCGAATTTTAATACAGACACAGCAAATAGTGCtattatgaaattatataacttGATAAACTTTTGTATTGAAACAAAGAAtaatgtgtacatatttagATGTGGTGAAAAAACGTTCAATGATCgtatttttgaaaatgaaataaattatttaacgaataaatgtaaagagtcttatgaaaaattactATTTAGAGATGTACTCAAATATGGATTTTATGACATGCTATTAAAGAGAGATACATATCGAATAATGTGCGATAAAATACACATGCACAAAGAtactgttaatttttttattgaaaggatttgtattattataaatccTATTATTCCACATATTACTGAACATATATGgacttatattttaaaaaaagaaaaatttttaataaatcagAAATGGCCACCAACAGAACATACCAATTTTTCAATAGTTATGCACAagcaatataataatttactaaATGTCGTGGAAATATTTCGTAAATCATATGACAaagttattaataaaaataataaacagaAAACGAAAAGCGATACGAGCGAAGTCAACCAGGGGAAGAAGAGCACAATGAGTGTTTCAAAGAGTAGCGTTCCGAATAATAGTATGATCAAATCGAATGAAACCAATGAAGTGAATAACCATAAGCAGCAACCAGAGGGGCAATGTAAAGAAATGATCAACAAAAATGGCATTCAAAAAGGAGGCGTGGACCATGTTAATAATGTTAACGTAAATCCGTGTGTTAGCGGAAATACAAATGTAAGCAATAACGACATTTGTAAAAACTATGAAGAGGAAAATTACAAAgatgatgaagaagaagGAATGAAATTTAAAGCTATAGTTTATGTTGCAAGGGAATATAATGatactcaaaaaaaaattatcgacattttaaatagtattataaataatagtgAAGACAAGAAGTTACCatcaaattatattaatctTCTAGTACAAAATCcatatgttaataatttaccaaaaaatgaaaaaaaagaaatactcAGCTTTGCTACATTCCTAGTTAAAGATAATGTTACCCTAAATAATAATCAGTACGAATTAACTCTACCATATGATGAAAtacaattaataaaaaataatgtagaTTTTATGAAAAGGAGTTTGAATTTAGGAGATATACAAGTATTGgaaaatactaaaaaatgtgaaattgACAATAcggatatatataaattatccaATCCTGGAAACCCAtccatttttatgtataacgTGGAATCGTAG